Genomic window (Candidatus Methylomirabilota bacterium):
GGGCGAGCCGGGCACCTTCAAGGATCGCTACCTCCTGGAGCGCGATCCCCACGCCCTCATCGAGGGCATGCTCATCGCCGCCCGGGCCGTCCGCTCCGAGAAGGCGTTCGTCTACATCCGGGGGGAGTACGTCGAGCCCTGGCGCCGGTTCGCCGGCGCCGTGCGCGAGGCCTACGAGGCGGACTACCTGGGGCACGGCATCGACGTGGTCGTCCACCGCGGGGCCGGCGCCTACATCTGCGGCGAGGAAACGGGGCTGATCTCGTCCCTGGAGGGCAAGAAGGGCTGGCCCAAGCTCAAGCCGCCGTTCCCGGCGATCAAGGGCGCGTTCGGGGCGCCGACGATCGTCAACAATGTCGAGACCCTCTGCCACCTCCCGCACATCGTCAACCGGGGCGGGGAATGGTTCGCCGGCCTGGGAACGAAGACCCAGGGGGGCACGCGCCTGTACTCGGTGTCCGGCCGCGTGAAGCGGCCGGCCGTCTACGAGGCCTCGGTGGCCATCACCCTGCGTCAGCTCATCTACGATCTGGCCGGCGGCGTGACCGGCAATGGCCGGCTCAAGGCCGTCGTGCCGGGCGGCTCCTCGGCGGCGATCCTGAAAGCCGACGAGATCGACGTCACCATGGACGTCGACGGGCTGCGCAACGCGGGGACGATGGCCGGATCGGCCGGTGTCATCGTGATGGACGAGACGGCGTCGATCCCGGAAGCGCTCATGGTGTTGGCGCGCTTCTACGCGCACGAGAGCTGCGGGCAGTGCACGCCGTGCCGCGAGTCCACCGGGTGGATCTACCGGATGACCGAGCGGATCGTCGAGGGCCGGGGCCGCAAGGAAGACCTCGACACCATCCTCGACGTCTCCCGCCGGGGGGCCGGCACGACCATCTGCGCCTTCTTCGACGGGGCCGTGGGCCCCTACATCTCCTACATCGAGAAGTTCCGGGACGAGTTCGAGGCCCTGATCGCCTGATGACGAGAGTGACGACTCTGATCGGCCGATCAAACGACCTGCAAAGGGGGATCGCGGCGGGGCATGGGCGTGGCGAAGCCCGGGTGCCCATGCCCTGTTCAACGATCAATGCCTAGACTGACGATCAACGGACAACCGGTCGAGGTCGCGCCCGGCACCAACCTGATCGAGGCCGCCCGGGCGGTCGGCGTCGACATCCCACACTACTGCTATCATCCCGGGCTCTCGATCGCCGGGCAGTGTCGTCTGTGCATGGTGGACATCGACAAGGCCCCGCGGCCCACGGTGGCCTGCAACACCGTGGCCGCCGAGGGCATGGTGGTGATGACGGAGACGCCGCGCGTGCTGGAGGCCCGGCGGTCCATGATGGAGTTCCACCTGATCAATCATCCGCTCGATTGTCCCGTGTGCGACCAGGCCGGTGAGTGCTGGCTACAGATCTACTACATGAAGCACGGTCTCTACGAGCCCCGCATGGTGGACGAGAAGGTCCACAAGCCCAAGGCCGTGCCCCTGGGCGAGCATGTCGTGCTGGACGCCGAACGCTGCATCCTCTGCTCCCGGTGCGTCCGCTTCTGCGACGAGGTGACGGGGACGGGCGAGCTGGGCATCTTCCATCGGGGGGATCATTCCGAGGTGGGCCTGTTTCCCGGCCGGCCCCTCGCCAACCAGTACACCGGCAACCTGAACGACATCTGTCCGGTCGGCGCCCTCACCGACCGAGACTTCCGCTTCCGGGTTCGAGTCTGGTACCTGGACAGCGCCAAGTCCATCTGCCCGGGGTGCGCCCGCGGCTGTAACATCGACGTCCACGTCAACCACCGGCGGCCGCACCACAACGAGGGCCGGCGCGTGGCGCGCCTGAAGCCACGTTTCAACGCCGAGGTGAACCGCTGGTGGATGTGTGACGCCGGCCGGTACGGCTTCGAGTTCGTGGACGACGCCAGTCGCCTGGATACGCCACTACGCCGGCAGCAGGGGGGCCAGGAGCCGGCCGGCTGGGACGAGGCGCTGGCCGCCGTGACCGACGTCCTGGCCAGCACCGCGCCTGACGAGATCGGCGTCATCGCCTCACCGCGGATGGCGAATGAGGACCTCTTCGCTCTGCGGCGCTTGCTGGGGCGCCTCGGGATCCACCGGGTCGGCTTCGCCGTCCCTCCGGCCGCGCCCGGCGACGAGGACGCCCTGCTCATCCGGGCCGACAAAAATCCCAACACTCGCGGCGCCGAGCTCATCGGGCTGGACGGCGACGTCGTCGCCATCTTGAAGGCCGCGCGCGACGGCCGGCTCCGTCTCCTGTGGGTGTTCGCCCACGACCTCTTCGCCAGCGCCTGGCCGGATGCGCCTGTCCGGGCGGCGCTGACGTCCGTCCCCACGCTGATCTGGAGCGGCACCAACGCCAACGCCACCAGCGCGCTGGCCTACTGGGTCCTCCCCGCGGCGGCCTGGGTCGAGCGGGACGGGACGTTCACGAACTTCGAGGGCCGGGTTCAGCGTTTTCGCACCGCGGTCGCACCGCTGGGCGAGGCGCGGC
Coding sequences:
- the nuoF gene encoding NADH-quinone oxidoreductase subunit NuoF, encoding MTGEKLLSRRFGRADAHTLAAYREDGGYTAWPKARSLDPAAITEEVKKSNLRGLGGAGFPTGVKWSFIPKGHAGPVYLVVNADEGEPGTFKDRYLLERDPHALIEGMLIAARAVRSEKAFVYIRGEYVEPWRRFAGAVREAYEADYLGHGIDVVVHRGAGAYICGEETGLISSLEGKKGWPKLKPPFPAIKGAFGAPTIVNNVETLCHLPHIVNRGGEWFAGLGTKTQGGTRLYSVSGRVKRPAVYEASVAITLRQLIYDLAGGVTGNGRLKAVVPGGSSAAILKADEIDVTMDVDGLRNAGTMAGSAGVIVMDETASIPEALMVLARFYAHESCGQCTPCRESTGWIYRMTERIVEGRGRKEDLDTILDVSRRGAGTTICAFFDGAVGPYISYIEKFRDEFEALIA
- a CDS encoding molybdopterin-dependent oxidoreductase; protein product: MPRLTINGQPVEVAPGTNLIEAARAVGVDIPHYCYHPGLSIAGQCRLCMVDIDKAPRPTVACNTVAAEGMVVMTETPRVLEARRSMMEFHLINHPLDCPVCDQAGECWLQIYYMKHGLYEPRMVDEKVHKPKAVPLGEHVVLDAERCILCSRCVRFCDEVTGTGELGIFHRGDHSEVGLFPGRPLANQYTGNLNDICPVGALTDRDFRFRVRVWYLDSAKSICPGCARGCNIDVHVNHRRPHHNEGRRVARLKPRFNAEVNRWWMCDAGRYGFEFVDDASRLDTPLRRQQGGQEPAGWDEALAAVTDVLASTAPDEIGVIASPRMANEDLFALRRLLGRLGIHRVGFAVPPAAPGDEDALLIRADKNPNTRGAELIGLDGDVVAILKAARDGRLRLLWVFAHDLFASAWPDAPVRAALTSVPTLIWSGTNANATSALAYWVLPAAAWVERDGTFTNFEGRVQRFRTAVAPLGEARPEWDVIGRISEMLGEPVQGTRAEHWFRALAAAVPAFAGLTYQNLGDAGRTIRARALPAQSVLGEVSEGAVAPPGRASDGAPSE